A region of the Primulina eburnea isolate SZY01 chromosome 7, ASM2296580v1, whole genome shotgun sequence genome:
gaaaaatgagattGGTTGGTCAATGTTATAATAAATGGTATGGCTTCGAGGCTATTTTGGTAAAATGTGTTGGTGTAGTACATGGAACTGTACAGATGGCATAACATGTCTTGGCCTGCAGATGGTATTAGTAATAGCTGTCGTACAGTACTTTGTAACGGGCCCATACACAAGCATAAAGACCGTGTACTCGAACCAATCATGGTACTAAATCCGAATTCAACACAAATCAACCACTTATACATGTTACCAAACGGTGCCTAAAtacatgaaataaatataaaacataaaaatatagtaatttaaattaaaattttataaaatattatgtcCCAAATTTCTCAATTAAATGCCGCACAAAACACACTCTGGGCGTGAAATAAAATAGCTAGAGAACTCCGACTTTATCATCTTTGCATTTCGTTTTGAGTTTCATTTGGCATTTACCATTTCTTCTCTCATTTTTATTCCCTCCGCCAAGTTTTGCCACACGTGATATCGGTAGAAAATTTTCTCCGAGTTTTATCAACAATTCTATAGATTATGGAGGATTGATTCTCCTGTGATAGAAACGAATCTCGATTACTGAGACCGATGATGAAGTTTTGTCATAATCTCTCAAATCTAGATCTGCGGTGATCTGGAGTCTCTTTTTgtgtttatattttttaaaaaaatttgaattcaGTTCAAGCTCAATTTTCAGATCTAAGGGTTTGAAATTCGAGCAACGGAAACGAAGTCtgtgttttttttataataattatacagAAAAAATGCCGGGTCATGGGGATTTGGATAGGCAAATAGAACAGTTGATGGAGTGCAAGCCGCTATCAGAGGCGGATGTGAGGACTCTGTGCGAGCAAGCTCGAGCAATTTTGGTGGAGGAATGGAATGTGCAGCCGGTGAAATGCCCCGTGACAGTGTGCGGCGATATTCACGGGCAGTTTTACGATCTGATCGAGCTTTTTCGAATAGGTGGAAACGCTCCCGACACCAATTACCTCTTCATGGGAGACTATGTTGGTGAGATTTACATGGATTGTGCTATTTTATGGAAGAGAAGCTTATTTTGGCTTGTGTTATTTGTTTGATCCATATGAACTGGGTCTGGAGGAAGTTTTAGCTAATATTTGTAATTTGGATGAATAGTAGATGGGTTTCTTCTTGTTTGTTATTGTCCATCTTAGGTATTTTGGGGAGATGAGTAGTTTTTTTCACTTCATTCTTGATGTTTCTAGTCTAAGCCAGAAGAAGGAATTGGATAATTTGTGCATTTGATTGTGGGAAGTGAACTGAATTATGGGTATTAATTGTGATGCCTAGTTTATTCCGGGGATATATATTCTGGAAGAAAAACCAATGAGGTGTGAATGAGAGCTGATTCCTTGGCACATTTTACTGAACTTCACCTTGCTTTACTACAGCTCTTTAATATAGACTGAACTTTTAACACCTATCCTCGTCAACATATCCTTTGTTAGGCATTTGAATTTTCTGACAATTATTGAATCACGCTTCACTAATGTCTAATAATGGATTCTGTCTTGTGCGTCCCTGTGGTATCTCTTGCATCTTATTGATCCTTCGCACTGAGCAATATTTATGATTTCTTTAGataacatatatttttattgattaGCTGGCCTGTTATAAAGGGCATCTTACAGTTCTCTGATAATGCATTTCGTGTACCGCAGACCGTGGGTACTACTCAGTGGAGACCGTTACACTTTTAGTTGCTTTAAAAGTTCGTTATAGAGATAGGATTACTATTCTTAGAGGGAATCATGAAAGCCGGCAAATCACTCAAGTGTAAGACCTCTACTTTCTTTCATATGCTCTTACTGATTGATATCCTTTGAAGCGGCATAAATTATCCTCATCTGCGAACCAGTTTGCTACATTGTACTGGATATAATATGTATGAAGCACATTGTTCATCCTTTCTGTATGTTAAAAAGACACTGCCAAATATTATATGTATCATTAGCAAAATATGTTAAATGCTTCGGTTGGTATTAACACATAAAAACCTAATGAAAAGCTGCAAAGTTCGGACTATAACCCAAATTGATGGATAAAACGGGGCATCATTTTAGAGATCTTAGATGAAAATAACTTTTtctttgatatcagatttgctCATGGAATTTTTTTAGATGGAAAATTAAAGTTATCTATGTTCTCGAGCATTTCCAAATTTGAAGACTATATTCCTCTTAGTTTGATCATTCCCAGGTTTACTTATTTACCTCTTTTGCTTGCTAGATATGGTTTCTATGATGAATGCTTGAGAAAGTATGgcaatgccaacgtctggaagtATTTCACGGATCTTTTTGATTATCTACCCTTGACTGCACTAATTGAGAGTCAGGTGTGGATTATAAGTTGCCATACTCAATATTTTGATTTTGTCAATGGAATAACTTTATGTCTGATGTCCTGCATTGCTTCCTTGTAGATATTTTGTTTGCATGGAGGTCTCTCGCCATCTCTTGATACACTAGACAATATCCGAGCTTTGGACCGTATACAGGAGGTACAGGGTGTTTTTCTTGTTGTTTGCCTTTTTATGTTTCTCTGATACATCATACATGTATTGTATTTCCTGTTTTTAGTATATCTTGTCCTTGCTTGTACGAGGCCATGGGGTGATTTGGGTTGGAGTTGATATTTTGTGAGCTCATGGTGCCTTCTCCTTAGCTGTATGGCTATTTTTGTTCTTAGCTAAGAGAATGCCTCTGTATCATCTTTATGCTCCTGTGTATTGTGTCTCATTTACCACATGTTCTTGATCAACGTGCTTGTTGATTGGCTTGTAGGTTCCACATGAAGGACCAATGTGCGATCTCTTATGGTCTGATCCGGATGATCGCTGTGGTTGGGGCATCTCACCACGTGGCGCTGGATACACTTTTGGACAGGATATTGCAGCTCAATTCAACCACACCAATGGCCTCTCTCTAATTTCAAGAGCTCACCAGCTTGTCATGGAGGGCTTCAATTGGTGCCAGGTATGCTACTAATCTGGATCACAGAAGCACATCACCCTTCATTTCTAACAACAGTCTCATCACTAGTTTTTCTCTTTCATGTATTTGTAGGAGAAGAACGTAGTAACAGTCTTTAGCGCTCCAAACTATTGTTATCGTTGTGGAAATATGGCTGCCATACTCGAAATTGGGGAGAACATGGATAAGAATTTTCTCCAGTTTGACCCAGCTCCTCGGCAGATTGAACCTGATATGGCTCGCAAAACTCCAGATTACTTTTTGTGAACCTGAGTGACCTCTTTTCAGCCGTCTGTAACGCTCGTTTGCAGTTATGTCACTCTTGACGCACCTTAAGAGACTAGTAATTGTTTTTTGGAGAGTGATTTTCTTCATCATTCTTCTATCGGGAGTTCACTCGAGTACTCCACTCCAGAGAAGTAATGGTGGCAGGGGATTTTTTGGGCTGTATATTCCTTTCTTTACCCCTCAGAAAACAGAAGCAAAAAATGATATGATGATAATATTGCCGTGTTGTGTAATTTAAAAGGATGGAGGAAGTAGTTTTCCATTTTATTCTGACGACTGATCATAATTTCATTGAACTGAATTTGTGCCCTTGGACATTTAGACTTGACTTCTTTGGGTTAGACTAGAATTGATAGCACTAATTATTTTGTTGTCCAACTTTTTTCATTCTTATTTTTTTGACCCTAATTGATTATAGTTAGGGATGTCAATGGTCTAGGTATAACGGGTACGCGACTTAGTTAGCATTGAAgttattttgtaaaattataAATTGATTGAAAAAAGTATTTGGCATAAatgtttataatttttaaatgttaattgaTCTTTATTTTTGTAGATGTTTGAAgattattttacaaaaaaaaaattaaaataaaaacgttaataaaaaaatatagtcgGTCATCCAATTTataatgtataaataaatgtatAATTTTTCAACATTTAACCAACTCAACCTAAAGGtatgttcaaaaaaaaaaaaaaactcaacctAAAGGCTATCATTCGTACCTTTTAAGTTAGTTATGATGGCATGATAGGCCGATACATTTATCAagttggcaaaaatttgtgtgaaggCGGTTTcacaagtcgtattttgtgatacagatatcttattttggtcatccatgaaaaagtattattttttatactaagagtattaatttttattatgaatatcggtagggttgacctgtctcacagataaagattcgtgagactgtctcacaagagacctactctatcaAGTTTGTGTTTAGTGTTTTTTTTAGGGCAAACCTGCAATAACTCTCAATTTTCATTCTCAACTTTCTTCTCACTCCCCATCCATCTATTTCTTTGTTTAAACTCcccatttttctaaaattttcaaaaacatcctTAATTCTATGATTTTGATACGTGGCATTGTTATACCTATCGAGCCTGTTCTTGAAGGCATATAGCCCCAAGACATGCAGCTACGCAAGGTTTCCAGCCCAtatacaattctcaaatgatcgatttttttatttttatttttttttctaaaaggTCCATCATGTTTTCGTATAATAAATTGAACTGTTTACCTCTTTGACTAAAGTATCgtcgggttatatccaccgaaTTTTACAGAATGCTCCTCACAGCCTAACCACGCAGTCGCAACAGATGGTTCCTGACTCAGATTTCTTCAACAATACTTGGTACAACCCTGTTTCGTTTCCTACCTCAGGATGTATAGTAAAAAGCTTAATTTGAAACCATACATGAGAGGGTAAAAGCCTTGGTTCTTTTATTCAACCATACAAActattattacatagtaacctcctgtggaggaacttgtttagctactaatCGTAGATGAACTTACAacacacataaacttgaaagagaaaatattacaaatattttgaagaaaaatgaagaggttgaaTGATGTCTTCATCTTCTTTCTGCATTTATAGAAGCCCTGACGGATTTGTATTTCGGACTTCAAACTCTTGCTATAATATGATGCCTTCCAGCTGTGGTTGGCTCCATCTCATTGAGTGATTGAATTGTCCTTCCACTCAGCTTGTCTTCTTCCTAGATTATTAGTCTAGAAACAGCTCTTTTTTCTGACTTGATCTCCTGGCATAACCAATAGATATGTGTTTGTATTATATAAGCTGAGATCTCGTTCTCTTCTTCTTTTAACAGTTTGTAGAGATCTTTATTATTTACCAGCTGCTTTCTTATTCTCTTGATGCGTCTTTTAGAAACCTTCAGATATGTGTAATACATTTTTTTAGGTTTCAAATTTTTCTTGTGTGTTTCTTTTACCCCGTTTTAACTTCTCTTTTTAGATGATTTTATGGGGTTAAAGTTTCTTGTCTGTTTATTtgatttcctttttctttaaagagAGAGAATCCAATGTTCTTTTGTCTTTTACCATCGATTATTAGTGGTCCTTGTATTCCACTCACATGATGGTCCTTACTTTTGTTAGTGGGATGGTCACATGTCCACTTTAGCTTTGTCGGGGAATCTTTGGCTTTCTGTGTCCCCAAGGAAAACGTGCTTGTGGTCCTTCCTCACTTGTATTGGTGCcggtaaagtgtttccgatcagatctcggcttgAATCCTTTACCAAACTCTGGTCCTTTCTGGTTATGGCATTCTGAGCAGATGTTTTCTTACCATCTTCCCACATGTGCCATGTTACAGAATTTCCGACGAGCCTCTTTACTCACTGGCAGCTTGCTATTCCACagaagatttcttttcttttcgaatAGATCTTATGCAAAACTTGTGGTTTTTCATGTCATAGTATTTAACTGGAATGATCCGGTTATCGaattctgataaaacttaaacggaaacttgactttgtcgaTCTCAGTAAGACAAACCCATACACCCCATGCTCTTTTGGTGAAAATGTCGTCTTCAGTTATTGAAGCAACAGGGGTGTTTCATCTGACGGaggatccttgataaatttctggGCATTTGAATCTGGCCTCCTTAACTTGATAAAATGAAAATCTTCGTGTGAGtctttccctgctggttctggtgatGTACTGAAAAAGTATTGCTCCAGAATATTTCTTATGGACAAATAATCGTTATTCGCCCAAGTTTCATGAACATCTTCCTAGATCCATTTGGGTGATCCTGCAATTTCTGGGAAGCTGGGTGATgtggtataaactgaggcaagagctccgaattcataccatgctTTGACCTCCTTCGGATATGAAtttggtttcatccataccctaggATATTTttctgaaacatcaaccctattgGTAGCGGGGTTAATGCCTactcttgtttttaatttctcccacaATTGTTAGTATACCTGTAATGGAGAAATTGTAGCTTCATCAGTACCAACCTTAGATTTGCCCTTGTCAGTATTAGGTCTAAGGTTGATCTTTctctcttcaatccccgaggtgaagggttgacttgaataCTCGAGATAAGGATctggagtctcaatttttgtttcagccgactcatctggagatgatcccgacttaacacttgtgctagGGGTATTTTAATCCCCTGCTCCATGTATAGAGtcatgtactcgaaaactctccatttgggaaaccGGTGGCTTCTCAATGTCTTATAGGATAGGTCtttgcattacagaccataactgagtataagcCTGTAAACATCATGTGATTcaatcagagacaattctcttatcggcTTATTGTAgtcttcccgcaacttctgcattTAAGACCAACTTGTTAAACtcgttttgaagcatttcaagatGTTCTCTCAAATTCTTCTGCATCTTGATGATGGCATCGATATCACCACTGttcatctcttgttaaaaaaatctacaagaatattttcatgagatttaattatcacaatatcaaaaatataattctgacataGTGCTTGCCATCTTAATAATCTAGTCTTCTCAtgtttagactcaattctattccttaagAAAGCTTTCTCCTGTGTattatcaacttttaaagtgaatttctttgcgaGTAAAAATATTGGCCATTTTTCCAAAGCCCTTTTTACTGCATAgaattccttttcgttgatatgccatcttatggcttctgcatctgagaatggTCCACTGCAATATCtacatggttgttctccatctgaAGTGAGCTTTGTTAAGACTGccgcccaccaatgatcactagCATCCGTATATAATACCAAATCATCCTCATCTTGAGGAATAACCATTTTCGGAAGATTTTTACAAATCTCCTTTAACTGGACTTGTCCTTCTGTGtggtgttttgctaggtttttataAACATctcagcaaaattaacaactcctagaAAACTCTGAAGttgtctcttttttttttttaactcgtTTGAATATTTTGCACCTTTTCTACTATATGATCTTGAAAAATTATTCCAGATTCATCGATTTCTATTCCAAGGAAGTCAATCTTTCTTGTGgtaatgactgctttcttttctgATAGAACAAGTCCTTCTTTTTACAAACATCAGAGAAAATCTCTAAATACTTAATATGTTCTTCCATATTTttaaatgcaattaaaacatcatcaatgtagacaaacataaatttgaaataatcttAAATATAtaatccatctttctttgaaatatctgtggtgaattagccaatccaATTGGTAATACCTCCCAGATATAGTGTCTTTGTGGTGTGGAGAAAgttgtgaatttcttgctttcttcctccATTCGAATTTGATAAAAACCAGACTTACAATCGAACTTTGAGAATATCTTTGCATTGCGTATGCACTGATTAGATGTTCTCTGCTAGgcataaaatacccatcaaactccagaatcttattaatcTCTCGATAATTAATAACTACTATGGGTTTGTTCCTTTTTatttcaccatgatttcttaccaggaATCCTGGGCTGCTATATGGTGAAATTCCTGCTTTGATTaaaccaaggtccaaatgttccttgattataatatgcatatccctttgatcaatgataTTCAGTGGGATAGGcttacaacggacaaattcatattcTTTGCATTTCTTAATTTTAAGGCAAGCTTTGAGTTGATTTTTATCCCACCATGCCAAATtatcttcattgtaattttctttgatcattttcttgaaatattctAATGATACCTTATATTCAAACACTACCTCATTCTTATGTAGAgctatcttaaggcattctatttcttctggttggagttcttTATCTGCTCTGAATTGGAGCATtatttctccaaaccgtctagaatccttcatttttgggtttaaaaattttgcttcatcaccacgcttgctgcatTGGAATTTTCTGTAAATTGCCTCTCGCATTCTCTGGACTATAATTTTGTGATCACAACGTGTTGtaaacactaatcttctagtctcattttcttgagtataggacttgaacatttgtaggaaattatttcctagcaGAATATCAGCTcgtgtatcatgaaaataaattggtggtgtttttaccttgtaccaaggtgtttgttcATCATCGCCAATTACGATTTCTGTCATCTGAATCCCCTTACATAAGATTAaaattcttctggaaaaatctcttccagcaatctttggtaattcttcttccaaattatttggaaaaactcttCTTTTTGTTGTACAGATTCCAGctcctgaatcaatataagcagcaaaatattctgccttatattgttcatataacattcctactggaataTATATCGAGAATGggcttgtggtcattggattttccacatctTATCATCTGCCATAAACTCAATTCCttactctagacgtttccaaggtttatggtcctcgagaaactctagtccaagaaccAGTCCATCTGATTCTTTTCctggaattcctttgatatgaacttccaattctccgatattgatCATTTCTTGGTAAATTCCTATCATAGGTTGCTCCAAATAGTATATGGTATTACAaagaaattgattcctttgtttcgtaatatcaaatattatttctATTTCCTTCCCTGGCATCTAAGCTTTCCTATGGTGGAAAAGCTTTTCGGCTACTGTTTGTTTCTTGGACATGCGCTTTCCCCCACCTATAACtcgtaattctatctccttggaAAGATAGTCTCCTTGATTCTAATCTGAGACTTTGATTCTTTTCTAGAATCGATTTTCTTGTATTTGGATATCTGTTTCTTGTATTAAAGAAAACTCAAATCTTTCTAGATAAATTGTCTGgacaacttttccaaatatctcgggtatttcaatgaactcatttctaataaataattctgaatgatgtgtattagatagagcatataaaatttgataggtaatagaatatggtctattacCCTCTTTCATCAGTCCTTTTTCCATGAAATTTTGATGTA
Encoded here:
- the LOC140837163 gene encoding serine/threonine-protein phosphatase PP2A-2 catalytic subunit-like, whose amino-acid sequence is MPGHGDLDRQIEQLMECKPLSEADVRTLCEQARAILVEEWNVQPVKCPVTVCGDIHGQFYDLIELFRIGGNAPDTNYLFMGDYVDRGYYSVETVTLLVALKVRYRDRITILRGNHESRQITQVYGFYDECLRKYGNANVWKYFTDLFDYLPLTALIESQIFCLHGGLSPSLDTLDNIRALDRIQEVPHEGPMCDLLWSDPDDRCGWGISPRGAGYTFGQDIAAQFNHTNGLSLISRAHQLVMEGFNWCQEKNVVTVFSAPNYCYRCGNMAAILEIGENMDKNFLQFDPAPRQIEPDMARKTPDYFL